A window of Rubricoccus marinus contains these coding sequences:
- a CDS encoding NAD-dependent succinate-semialdehyde dehydrogenase produces the protein MHAFTTTDPASGETLGSYPALSDAALDAALQTAHDAWTRHRQRPLAERADGLRRVADLLEQNADEHAALMTREMGKPLAQAKAEAEKCAWVCRYYAEHSAAFLADEPAETEAEWSGVAFEPLGPVLAIMPWNFPYWQAMRFAAPAVMAGNVGLLKHAENVLGCGDALAQLFHDAGFERGVFQHIIVPVEKVDGIIHDRRVAAVTLTGSERAGRAVGKAAGEALKPCVLELGGSDAFVVLDDADLDRAVEIGVASRTQNNGQSCIAAKRFILHRDIANAFTERFVAAMEALTVGDPTQEATDLGPLAREDLRDGLQDQVSRARAEGAEVLTGGEIPSGEGWYYPPTVLAGVTERMLPFREELFGPVASLTVAEDEADAIRLANATRFGLGGAVFTGDRARGERVARQMASGAVFVNQMTKSHPALPFGGIGASGVGRELARQGIRSFVNQKTIWIEG, from the coding sequence ATGCACGCCTTCACCACGACGGACCCCGCCAGCGGCGAGACGCTCGGCTCCTACCCCGCGCTTTCCGACGCCGCGCTCGACGCTGCGCTCCAGACCGCGCACGACGCGTGGACGCGCCATCGCCAGAGGCCTCTGGCGGAGCGGGCCGACGGCCTCCGCCGCGTGGCGGATTTGCTGGAGCAAAACGCCGACGAGCACGCGGCGCTGATGACGCGCGAGATGGGCAAGCCTCTGGCGCAGGCCAAGGCCGAGGCCGAGAAGTGCGCGTGGGTGTGCCGCTACTACGCCGAACACAGCGCCGCTTTTCTGGCCGACGAGCCCGCCGAGACCGAGGCCGAGTGGAGCGGCGTCGCGTTCGAGCCGCTGGGGCCGGTCCTCGCCATCATGCCGTGGAATTTCCCCTACTGGCAGGCCATGCGGTTTGCCGCGCCTGCCGTCATGGCCGGCAACGTGGGCCTGCTCAAGCACGCCGAAAACGTGCTCGGCTGCGGCGACGCGCTTGCGCAGCTGTTCCACGACGCCGGCTTCGAGAGAGGCGTGTTCCAGCACATCATCGTGCCGGTCGAAAAGGTAGACGGCATCATCCACGACCGGCGCGTGGCGGCGGTCACGCTGACCGGCAGCGAGCGCGCGGGGCGCGCGGTCGGCAAGGCCGCGGGCGAAGCGCTCAAGCCGTGCGTGCTGGAGCTCGGCGGCTCGGACGCGTTCGTCGTCCTGGACGACGCGGACCTGGACCGCGCCGTCGAGATCGGCGTGGCCTCGCGGACGCAGAACAACGGGCAGAGCTGCATCGCGGCCAAACGGTTCATCCTCCACCGGGACATCGCCAACGCGTTTACCGAGCGCTTCGTCGCCGCGATGGAGGCGCTGACCGTCGGCGATCCCACGCAAGAGGCCACCGACCTCGGGCCTCTGGCGCGAGAGGACCTGCGCGACGGGTTGCAAGACCAGGTGAGCCGGGCGCGGGCCGAGGGCGCCGAGGTCCTCACCGGCGGCGAGATCCCATCGGGCGAGGGCTGGTACTACCCGCCGACGGTTCTGGCAGGCGTCACGGAGCGCATGCTCCCCTTCCGCGAGGAGCTGTTCGGCCCCGTCGCCTCGCTGACCGTCGCCGAGGACGAGGCCGACGCCATCCGGCTCGCGAACGCGACGCGCTTTGGACTCGGCGGCGCCGTCTTCACCGGCGATCGCGCCAGAGGCGAGCGCGTGGCGCGGCAGATGGCCTCTGGCGCCGTCTTCGTCAACCAGATGACCAAGAGCCACCCGGCGCTGCCGTTCGGCGGCATCGGCGCCTCTGGCGTCGGGCGCGAGCTGGCGCGGCAGGGCATCCGCTCGTTTGTGAACCAGAAGACGATCTGGATAGAGGGCTAG
- a CDS encoding putative bifunctional diguanylate cyclase/phosphodiesterase — protein MSIHTWHLLGVAVPYVLIATALWGIASGAVKDAVAVGSLPARFTLGRATLPTVPVAYVLGFAAVAFIYGCALDRNHMGAALGADPHAMAPGADAYLYGLAAASWLSAVLLVVPYLWLRRGTRALLSAPAERDQAEARYRLLAENLTDLICHHQPDGRYEWLSPSVEAILGYAPEALVGEDPYELFHPDDCERIRTESHEQILNGQEANTLIQYRIRHSEGHYVWLESLTETLRDASGEIVRLQVTSRDVTERQAIEEELQRQAHHDPLTGLANRTLLTLRLDALVASGETDFAVLYLDLDRFKAVNDTLGHSVGDELLVQLASRLRREARQCDTVARIGGDEFALLLTEIESEDDAVAAAARVSHAVHAPFDLGGTLREVTLSVGIVLGREDQQASGDVLREADLAAYDAKKNGRAGWRLFTPALREASDRRRRLEADLERAAERNELRVAYQPIVRLSDGALSGMEALVRWQHPELGLLYPDVFISIAEEIGRIGEVDRWVMQEGLRQFERWEAEMGREIDLTLSVNCSARDLHEPRFAERVRGIVGAEPRRAERLTLEITESLLVDDPQRAAAVLHELRRDGLRFSMDDFGTGYSSLSVIHALPVDTVKVDRAFVQRMHEDASALAMVNNVVGFAHTLGKDIVAEGIETPEHLVALREMGCEYGQGYLFGKPLAPDVMSTLVRADVPSWAPLWESVRA, from the coding sequence ATGAGCATCCACACCTGGCACCTCCTCGGTGTTGCCGTCCCGTACGTCCTCATCGCGACCGCGCTGTGGGGGATCGCCTCTGGCGCCGTCAAAGACGCCGTCGCGGTGGGCTCGCTCCCAGCCCGGTTCACGCTCGGCCGCGCCACCCTCCCAACCGTCCCCGTCGCCTACGTGCTCGGCTTCGCGGCAGTGGCGTTTATCTACGGCTGCGCGCTAGACCGCAACCACATGGGCGCCGCGCTCGGGGCGGACCCTCACGCGATGGCCCCGGGCGCCGACGCGTACCTGTACGGCCTCGCAGCGGCCTCGTGGCTCTCCGCCGTGCTTCTCGTGGTCCCGTACCTCTGGCTCCGGCGCGGCACGCGCGCGCTTCTTTCCGCCCCCGCCGAGCGCGACCAGGCCGAGGCCCGCTACCGCCTGCTCGCCGAGAACCTCACCGACCTGATCTGCCACCACCAACCCGACGGCCGGTACGAGTGGCTCAGCCCCTCGGTAGAGGCCATCCTGGGCTACGCGCCAGAGGCCCTCGTGGGCGAGGACCCCTATGAGCTGTTCCACCCCGACGACTGCGAGCGCATCCGCACCGAAAGCCACGAGCAGATCCTGAACGGTCAGGAGGCCAACACGCTTATCCAGTACCGCATCCGCCACAGCGAGGGCCACTACGTCTGGCTGGAATCGCTGACCGAGACGCTCCGCGACGCCAGCGGCGAGATCGTACGGCTTCAGGTCACCTCGCGCGATGTCACCGAGCGGCAGGCCATCGAAGAGGAGCTGCAGCGGCAGGCGCACCACGACCCGCTCACGGGGCTCGCCAACCGCACGTTGCTAACCCTCCGCCTGGACGCCCTCGTGGCCTCTGGCGAGACGGACTTCGCCGTCCTCTACCTCGACCTTGACCGGTTTAAGGCCGTCAACGACACGCTGGGGCACAGCGTCGGCGATGAGCTTCTGGTCCAGCTCGCGTCGCGGCTGCGCCGAGAGGCTCGGCAGTGCGACACCGTCGCGCGGATCGGCGGCGACGAGTTCGCGCTGTTGCTCACCGAGATCGAGAGCGAGGACGACGCCGTGGCCGCGGCCGCGCGCGTCTCCCACGCGGTCCACGCCCCGTTTGACCTCGGCGGGACGCTGCGCGAGGTCACGCTCTCGGTCGGCATCGTGCTCGGGCGCGAGGACCAGCAGGCCTCTGGCGACGTGCTCCGCGAGGCCGACCTCGCCGCGTACGACGCCAAGAAGAACGGCCGCGCCGGGTGGCGGCTGTTCACGCCCGCGCTGCGCGAGGCCAGCGACCGCCGCCGCCGCCTGGAAGCCGACCTGGAGCGCGCCGCCGAGCGGAACGAGTTGCGCGTGGCCTACCAGCCCATCGTGCGCCTCTCGGACGGCGCGCTGAGTGGCATGGAGGCGCTCGTGCGCTGGCAGCACCCGGAGCTCGGGCTGCTCTACCCCGACGTGTTTATCAGCATCGCTGAGGAGATCGGCCGCATCGGCGAGGTGGACCGGTGGGTGATGCAGGAAGGCCTGCGCCAGTTCGAGCGCTGGGAGGCAGAGATGGGCCGCGAGATCGACCTCACGCTTTCGGTCAACTGCTCGGCCCGGGACCTCCACGAACCGCGCTTCGCCGAGCGCGTCCGGGGGATCGTCGGCGCGGAGCCGCGGCGCGCCGAGCGCCTCACGCTGGAGATCACCGAGAGCCTGCTCGTGGACGACCCGCAGCGCGCCGCCGCCGTGCTCCACGAGCTCCGCCGCGATGGCCTCCGCTTTTCCATGGACGACTTCGGCACGGGCTACTCCTCGCTGAGCGTGATCCACGCCCTGCCGGTGGACACCGTAAAGGTGGACCGGGCGTTCGTGCAGCGCATGCACGAGGACGCGTCCGCGCTCGCGATGGTGAACAACGTCGTCGGCTTCGCGCACACGCTGGGCAAGGACATCGTCGCCGAGGGCATTGAGACGCCTGAGCACCTAGTGGCGCTGCGGGAGATGGGCTGCGAGTACGGCCAGGGCTACCTCTTCGGCAAGCCTCTGGCGCCCGACGTGATGAGCACCCTGGTACGCGCCGATGTCCCCTCGTGGGCGCCGCTCTGGGAGTCCGTCCGGGCGTAG
- a CDS encoding trans-sulfuration enzyme family protein — MQIPSRPDLETRAVHAGREDLRTLGVHALPLDLSSTYPFTDLDRATASLDALVSGDATAENPVYARLLNPTVARFENALADLEGAEAAVAYSSGMAALTAVLLAAKMEGKNHVVATRPIYGTTDHLLSCDLLGVETTWVSPEAVGDAIRPDTALVMTETPTNPTLALVDIESVVRQAAGVPVLVDSTFATPVLQRPLAHGAAMVMHSATKYLGGHGDVVAGVVACGEAWARKLRQVRVATGALLHPLGGYLLHRGLQTLPVRIERAQTTASDLARRLSAHPDVQRVYFPGLDGNAHLLGTQMDGPGTMVAFEVAGHEMASGVLRSVQLMTPAVSLGSVDTLIQHPAGLTHRVVGEAGRAQGGVSEGLLRVSVGLESADALWADLEGALASAARLAPSGAVLAE, encoded by the coding sequence ATGCAGATCCCTTCCCGCCCCGACCTCGAAACGCGCGCCGTCCACGCTGGCCGCGAGGACCTCCGCACGCTCGGCGTCCACGCCCTCCCGCTGGACCTCTCGTCCACGTACCCGTTTACCGATCTGGACCGCGCCACGGCCAGCCTGGACGCGCTCGTAAGTGGAGACGCGACAGCGGAGAACCCGGTCTACGCCCGCCTCCTCAATCCGACGGTCGCGCGCTTCGAGAACGCGCTCGCGGACCTGGAAGGCGCCGAGGCCGCGGTCGCGTATTCCAGCGGCATGGCGGCGCTGACGGCCGTGCTTCTGGCGGCCAAGATGGAGGGCAAGAACCACGTCGTCGCGACCCGCCCGATCTACGGGACCACGGACCACCTGCTCTCGTGCGACCTGCTCGGCGTCGAGACCACCTGGGTCTCGCCAGAGGCCGTCGGCGACGCCATCCGGCCCGACACGGCGCTCGTGATGACCGAGACGCCGACCAACCCCACGCTCGCCCTCGTGGACATCGAGAGTGTGGTCCGGCAGGCCGCTGGCGTGCCCGTCCTGGTGGACAGCACGTTCGCCACGCCCGTATTGCAGCGGCCTCTGGCGCATGGCGCCGCGATGGTCATGCACAGCGCCACGAAGTACCTCGGCGGCCACGGCGACGTGGTGGCGGGCGTTGTGGCCTGCGGCGAGGCGTGGGCGCGCAAGCTCCGTCAGGTACGCGTGGCGACGGGCGCGCTGCTCCACCCGCTCGGCGGCTACCTCTTGCACCGCGGGCTCCAGACGCTCCCGGTCCGCATCGAGCGCGCGCAGACCACCGCGTCCGATCTCGCACGTCGCTTGAGCGCGCACCCCGACGTGCAGCGCGTCTACTTCCCCGGCCTGGACGGGAACGCGCACCTACTGGGCACGCAGATGGACGGCCCGGGCACGATGGTCGCCTTCGAAGTCGCCGGTCACGAGATGGCCTCTGGCGTGCTCCGCAGCGTCCAGCTCATGACGCCCGCCGTCAGCCTGGGCTCGGTCGATACGCTGATCCAGCACCCGGCCGGGCTCACGCACCGCGTCGTGGGCGAGGCCGGTCGCGCGCAAGGCGGCGTGAGCGAAGGCCTCTTGCGCGTCTCGGTCGGGCTGGAAAGCGCCGACGCGCTGTGGGCCGATCTGGAGGGCGCGCTCGCAAGCGCGGCACGGCTCGCCCCCTCTGGCGCGGTCCTAGCAGAGTAG
- a CDS encoding Lrp/AsnC family transcriptional regulator translates to MPQRDLDRTDRQILAHLQNNARLSNKELAARLGVAPSTALERTRRLEREGVLAGYHAEVDLAARGTPLQALVSVSLRRHQRPLVEAFQAHALALPEVVQVFHTTGQSDFLVHVAVRNPEHLRQLALEAFTDRDEVARIETALLFDHRRAVASGED, encoded by the coding sequence ATGCCTCAGCGAGACCTCGACCGAACCGACCGCCAGATCCTGGCGCATCTGCAGAACAATGCGCGGCTCTCCAACAAGGAGTTGGCCGCGCGGCTCGGCGTCGCGCCTTCGACGGCGCTGGAGCGAACGCGCAGGCTGGAGCGCGAGGGCGTCCTCGCGGGCTACCACGCGGAGGTGGACTTGGCCGCCAGAGGCACGCCGTTGCAGGCGCTCGTGTCGGTCTCATTGCGGCGCCACCAGCGCCCGCTCGTGGAAGCGTTCCAGGCGCACGCGCTCGCGCTCCCCGAGGTGGTGCAAGTCTTCCACACGACGGGCCAGAGCGACTTCCTCGTCCACGTCGCCGTCCGCAACCCGGAGCACCTACGCCAGCTCGCATTAGAGGCCTTCACGGACCGCGACGAGGTGGCGCGCATCGAGACCGCGCTGTTGTTTGACCACCGCCGCGCTGTGGCCTCGGGCGAGGACTGA
- a CDS encoding DUF3592 domain-containing protein encodes MTPSPLVPPRRLRSLAALALGALLAVAGGHALWTEGARVLRAQELAAWPTVPGEVIYSGVGRRAPLRQRHLGLWPLGSLEHRAVVRYRYAVGGTPYLSDQISPGSARGYRSAARAREVAARYAAGRAVQVRFDPARPGTAVLHAGNRVSLWRLGVGGLALLGGLANAWRAWRRLAPGAHPEAGARG; translated from the coding sequence GTGACGCCATCCCCCCTCGTGCCGCCTCGCCGCCTCCGTTCTCTCGCTGCGCTCGCGCTCGGCGCCCTCCTCGCTGTTGCGGGCGGGCACGCGCTGTGGACGGAAGGCGCGAGGGTGCTCCGCGCGCAGGAGCTCGCGGCATGGCCTACAGTCCCGGGCGAGGTGATCTACTCGGGCGTGGGCCGCCGCGCCCCGCTCCGCCAGAGGCATCTCGGCCTGTGGCCGCTCGGGAGCCTGGAGCACCGCGCCGTGGTGCGCTACCGCTACGCCGTGGGCGGCACGCCGTACCTCTCGGACCAGATCTCGCCGGGCTCCGCCAGAGGCTACCGGAGCGCCGCGCGCGCGCGCGAGGTGGCCGCGCGCTATGCCGCCGGCCGCGCCGTGCAGGTCCGGTTCGATCCGGCCCGGCCGGGCACCGCCGTACTACACGCAGGCAACCGCGTGAGCCTCTGGCGCCTCGGTGTTGGTGGCCTCGCCTTGCTCGGGGGTCTCGCGAACGCGTGGCGCGCCTGGCGCCGCCTGGCCCCTGGCGCGCACCCGGAAGCCGGCGCCAGAGGCTGA
- a CDS encoding helix-turn-helix domain-containing protein: MIAFAELAPFASRRPDRLADEAYRKLLIRLGQYPDAGELVEGSDAWREVRWADRSQGKRGGVRQVRYFVESPERILLGDVFSKTEKPELTAADSASSSKAVREVVYDGGVLVEIREGGKTTFKLADARAEDPSDFASVREALRQTQEGMAELMGVKLATVRNWEQKRRIPRGPGAQLIKVAATRPDALLALRGDD, translated from the coding sequence ATGATCGCGTTCGCCGAACTCGCCCCCTTCGCCTCCCGCCGCCCCGACCGTCTCGCTGACGAGGCGTACCGCAAGCTCCTCATCCGCCTCGGCCAATACCCCGACGCCGGTGAACTCGTGGAGGGCTCGGACGCGTGGCGCGAGGTTCGGTGGGCGGACCGGAGCCAGGGCAAGCGCGGCGGCGTCCGCCAGGTGCGCTACTTCGTGGAGTCGCCCGAGCGCATCCTGCTCGGCGACGTGTTCTCCAAGACGGAGAAGCCCGAACTGACCGCCGCTGATTCCGCGTCGTCCTCCAAGGCCGTTCGCGAGGTCGTCTACGACGGCGGCGTGCTCGTGGAAATCCGCGAGGGCGGCAAGACCACGTTCAAGCTCGCCGACGCCCGCGCTGAGGACCCGAGCGACTTCGCCTCGGTCCGCGAGGCGCTGCGCCAGACGCAGGAGGGCATGGCCGAACTGATGGGCGTCAAGCTCGCCACGGTCCGCAACTGGGAGCAGAAGCGCCGCATCCCCCGCGGTCCAGGCGCCCAACTCATCAAGGTGGCCGCTACGCGCCCCGACGCGCTCCTCGCGCTCCGCGGCGACGACTGA
- the rnc gene encoding ribonuclease III yields the protein MDGTPRRGTRLFRSWTGAARTALTGALRVPAKPLRRGLDRFRQRPGSSVGEVSPLGVQREDVERLVGGPIGSLDLYEHALRHRSIFRGQPTDGTESNERLEFLGDAILGAVVAERLYRRFPDHDEGFLTRTRANLVNGKTLATFATAIGLAPLVLISDNMEASGGRTNATILADAFEAVVGAIYIDKGFTAARTFVHDVLDRCVDLNAAAEQRTNFKSQLLEFVQARALGQPTYDVIAEEGPSHDRQFTVEAVVDEVPRGRGTARSKKQAEQHAAREALTTLRASLNTSGDGAAGTPAPTPEGDAPSKMIGRPEDN from the coding sequence GTGGACGGTACCCCCCGACGAGGCACGCGCCTCTTCCGATCCTGGACCGGCGCTGCCCGCACCGCGCTGACGGGCGCGCTACGCGTGCCCGCCAAACCGCTCCGCCGCGGCCTGGACCGCTTCCGCCAGAGGCCCGGCAGTTCGGTCGGCGAGGTCTCACCGCTGGGCGTCCAGCGCGAGGACGTGGAGCGCTTGGTCGGCGGGCCCATCGGCTCGCTGGACCTCTACGAGCACGCGCTGCGGCACCGCTCCATCTTCCGCGGTCAGCCGACCGACGGGACAGAGAGCAACGAGCGACTGGAATTTTTGGGCGACGCCATCCTCGGCGCCGTCGTCGCCGAGCGGCTCTACCGGCGCTTCCCGGACCACGACGAGGGCTTCCTGACGCGGACGCGCGCGAACCTCGTCAACGGCAAGACGCTCGCCACCTTCGCGACGGCCATCGGCCTCGCGCCGCTGGTGCTCATCTCCGACAACATGGAGGCCTCTGGCGGGCGCACCAACGCCACGATCCTCGCCGACGCCTTCGAGGCCGTCGTCGGCGCGATCTACATCGACAAGGGCTTTACGGCCGCGCGCACGTTCGTGCACGACGTGCTGGACCGGTGCGTGGACCTCAACGCCGCGGCGGAGCAGCGGACCAACTTCAAGAGCCAACTCCTGGAGTTCGTCCAGGCCCGCGCCCTCGGCCAGCCGACCTACGACGTGATCGCGGAGGAGGGCCCGAGCCACGACCGCCAGTTCACCGTCGAAGCCGTCGTGGACGAGGTCCCGCGCGGGCGCGGCACGGCGCGTTCCAAAAAGCAGGCGGAGCAGCACGCCGCCCGCGAGGCGCTGACCACGCTCCGCGCTAGCCTGAACACCTCCGGCGACGGCGCCGCGGGTACCCCGGCCCCCACGCCAGAGGGCGACGCGCCGAGCAAGATGATCGGGCGCCCCGAGGACAACTAG